The DNA region CGGTCTTTTTTAATTCGGTTTCGTCAATCGTAATCCGGGAGTTATGGACGTTGGAATTCCCTCGTGCACTGTAAGCGATATTTTTAAATGCCCCATTAGAGGCGCCAAGATAAATCTCGCCCGCGCCTGCTTCCAGCATTTTCTTGGCTGAATCAAATGAAATCACAGGAGCTTTTACCTTCATAAAATAATCTCTCCTAACCGAAAAAACGTGATTGTTATAATTTTCACAAAGTCAAGCATAAACATAAGTCCCAAAATGACTATCCTCAACACCGTACGTGATTAAATGGGACATATCCAGTAATAGCTCTTGATCGGGATTTCGGTAGTAGGTTATATTTCCGGCAACATAATAATCGGGAACCATCCTTTTTACTTCCTTGCTTGGTTCAATATATCCGTCCTCTTTTAGACTCCATACTTTGGACAATCTAAGTACGGCCGGTTTCTCGCATTTATCCTTGCATGCCGGATAGCTCAAACTATGATACTGGGCTTGACTGCAGATTCTGCTGGAAGATCCGATGATCGTATTTAAATGGACTATGATATCGAATCCGTTTTGCGCAATTTCTTTTAATCCCTCCGCATTTTTATGGTTTGCACTAAGATGAGCTCCTTCGATCCCCATGTCCTTAAACATTTTAATTTTCCTGGGGTCATTCAGCGCGAAACCATTCATGTATTTTTTGACGAAGTCTTCCTCATTTCTGTTCAGATGATCCGACCAAGGACAATCGGAGAACGATTTGGTCAATAACCTCCCGAGGTAAAACTTTATATTTGAGTATTTATACTTGTTCGCAACGTAATAAAGCACGCCGTAATCATTAAAAGTTATTGAATCTATGGCGTTCGCGGAAATCAAGTCATCTATCGCATCCTTGGCCAATTGCAAGTTCATTTGCGACACAAGAGGAGTAATGATATGGATTTCCATATCTTTAATCTTATTTTTCAGATCAACAATTTCATTTTTATGCGGCAGTTTGTAAATACATCCCTCGCTTCCAAGAAAAAGGCATTTATTTTTGTTCATCTTTTCCCATTCAACCTCATCATATTTGCGTATAAAAAGTCCTGTCTTCATTCCATCACCGATCCTATTTCGTTGATTTTTAAATTTTCCGTAATGAGTGCACATTTTCCGGAGCTAAATTTAAAATTCCGCGCGGCCAAGTTCTCTCTGCAAACGCAACTATTTATACAAAGAGAGTAATCATCGCAATTCTGGCATAAGCTGTTTACTGATTTAACAATTCTGTATCCGTCAAAATATCTGGATTCCTTCCAGATCCAAGACAAGGAATAATCGCGGACATTGAAACCCGAAGCAGCGGAACAAGCACAAGCAGCCGTATCGCCGCTTTCGGTAACGTAGAGCATATACATTCCGCCCTCGCAAATTTGCAGCGGTTTCTCATCCTGCAAAAACGACTGCGGCGCGGAAATATACAGCCTTTGTTTGAGCTCCTCCCTCCTTTCTTTGATTAATGCCAGTGCATTTTTCAAGTCCGACACATCCAATTTGATCTCATTCCATATATTCTTGGCATCCCCAACCGGCATCACCGGATAGAAGTAAACACTATATAGTTTATTCTCTAAACAGAATTTAATTATCTCATCGATGAAACCAATACTTTCATTTGTCAAAACGCTGCATATGCCCAAACGGATACCGTAATCCATTAATCCGCTTATTTGTTTAATATTCTTTTCAATATATTGGTTCCGGACTCTATCTTCGTAAAACTTACAACTCATATTGTAGGAGACCTGAACTTCATCCAGATGCGAATTAACTATGGATTGAAAATATTTGTCGATATGGTACCCGCTTGTCAACAATACTTTTCTTTTGTAACCTAAGTCAGATGCGTAACCAATTAGTTCAAAAGTTTCCTCCGCAACTTCATCATGCAAAGGTTCCCCGCCTGTTAAAGCGATCGTTTGTGCTCCCAACTCATAAGCTTCGTAAATTACTTTTTTCTTTTCCTCTAAAGATAACTGTTCTGAGGGGTTATATTCTTTCTTGCTGCAATATGTACAATTAAACGGGCATTTATGGGTAACGGCCAACTCTAATTTCCCTAAAGAAATAAATTCGTTAGTTTTTTTCGCGGCAGAAACGGATCTGGCGTAATTCAATATCTTCACGGGATTATAAGAATAATGTTTGTGCAACTCTTTTTTCCTCGGTTCAAACTTCAGAAATTGTTCTTCAACCAGTTGATTCAATAGATCGTTAATTTCATGGATGGACATATCGAAGTCGGCATCATATCTCCGGATGTTGTCACTTACCTCCAAAGAATTATTCATTCCTTCCGAAAACAAATATACCAAGAGCTGATTAAAATTTACTTTCCTTTCTCTCCCGTACTCCGTGACAATCTTAAAATCGTTATCGCCCATCTTAAACAGGCCTTGCTTAGGTTGGGAGAATGAAAATTCGAAATTCGATAAACTCAATTTTTTCACCCGCATTCGTTTCAAAAGTTAAACTTTCTTCCAGTTTGTGGTTAATACTCTTTACTATAATATACCTCTAAGATTATGTGTTCAAATTACTTTTATGTTTGATTTTGTAATAAAAAGCAATATAAAGTCAAAAGTTATTACTATTTTGTGAACTCAGTTCAAACTTAATAAAAAAACTGCATCGTCTTTGGATTAAGACAACACAGTTTTTGCCAAGATGTGTACAAGGCTTTTTCTTTTGCAAAAGCCAGGGCGATTCCGACGATGATCAGGAACAAAATGACACAAAGGAATGCCGATCATCCGGCGTCATAGCATTAAGTGGTATAAGATGCGCCGACTGGCTGGAGACAAATGGATAGGCCGATTGTTTAGCTTTTTCACATCCGCTCAGGCCTGATGGGGCCTTGGCGAATACTCTATTTCCGAGAATCAAGGATAAACAAAGATGCATCATAACCCATGAATATTTTACTTCCGGTATAGAAAGTTTTAGATTGAATATCCCTGTATCCGATTTTTGTCATCATGTCAGTTAACTCTGCCTGATCAAACCCGTTATGGACCATATCAGAAACTATTTTTTCATTTTTATTAAAATCTACGATTAGTAAATGTCCGCTTTCATTTAGAACCTCATATAATCTTGATAAAACTAACTCAACATCATGAATATGGAGTAAAACCTGAGCCATAAAAATATTGGTATTTGATGATACCTTTGCGATTTGAATTCTTTCAGAGGTGTCATACTTATTAGCTATCATCTCAAACTTATCCGTATTCCCCATTATTAACACCAATAAACCTACAGATATTTCAAGGCGATAGCCATAAGGGGCTGTGCCGCAGCAAGGGCGTCCCTCCTGATCCATCTGACCCAAGGCAGTCTTGGTTTTTCTTACTTTCCGACAATTTATTGCTCAACTACCCCAAAATCATCCACATAAACATATGCTGTGCCAGGCTTCTTGTAAGCATACACTGTTGCCCTGGTAGCGCCTGCTCCGGTTGTAAAAGGAATGTTTACCATTGTCCATGATGTACTGTCAGATGTTGCAGATGCATCCGTTCCTTCAAAGCCATTAACGCCAATCTGAATCTGCTCACCTATGTCTGCCTTCACCCAAGCGGTACACACATAGCTGGTATTAGGACTTAGCCCTGTAAGTACCTGCTCGATACCATCTTCTCCGGGTCCCAATCTAACACTCTTAGAGCCGCTTCTTGGTACCGGTACGCTTACAGCAGTATCTGAATATGTTGCTGCCCATGGTGAGATTATCCCTTTCTCGAAATCAGATTGCCTTACGTTATTAACATAAAGTAAGCTGACACTCTCAAAAACCGGGTCCGGAGGTGAAGAAAAATCATGCCCGGCCGTCCAGTCAGTTCCACCGAACTCATATGCTCCAATATCCGGGGCCGCACCAACATAATCATTCGTGATTCCGGATATTACAACCCCTGCATTAATAGCTGGAGAAGTGGACTGCAGCCTGAAATCATATGCTGTGGGATTCACAAATAACGGATTGGTTTCTGAGGTAATATTATTTCCCTCTATATGAGTACCAGGCAGTTTAAAGGCTGTAGTAAAGATATTGTTGAAAATTCTGTCGCCGTACATATCTGACTGAAAATTACTTCCCCAATATCCTACATTTCCGTTACTGTAGGTGGTATTGTTATATATCAGGTTAAAATTACTGGGTGTATTCAATCTTATCCCTGTATAGTTTCCCCATACAACATTATGATGCACAATATAGCCCTTGCTACCGTTATCCAGATAGATACCCGTGCCGGAATAATTCTTTGCCAGATTATCATGGATGTAATTATGATGAATTACCGTCCCTTGCCCATCCCAGGCAAATTCATAGAGTATTCCGCAGTCTTTTGTCAGCTTTCCTGCATTGTACAGATTATTATATTGTATCCGGCTGTTTTGGGTAGGCATAAATATCAGGTGACGCCCAGCGTTATATACCGTATTATGACTGATTAGATGGTTTGCCCCCAATAGATAGATTGCCGGAATATCCGCTGCCGAATAATTGGCTTCATGAATAAGATTATTAATTACTTTATTTCCTGTTCCCTCTATACTCACCAGATTACCGGAACTGTAGGTCAAAGTACTGTCTCTAAGCTCATTATTGGTACCGGACATAAATATCCCTGTACTGTATTGTCTGGTAACATCCGAATCATGACTGACATATTCCGCAATCATATTAGAAACTTTACAGTAATTAGAATTAGACATTTTAATGCTGGAGGCAAAGATATTAATTCCGGTAATATTTATGTAAGAGCGGGAACTTAAATCAAATGCATAAGTCCGCTTCTTTGCTTCTACTGTCAAAGTATTCGGATCAACTCCACCAGGGGCCCATAAATAAAGTCTGCCAGTAATGCTGTCATAATACCATTCTCCCGCACTGTCAAGATCTTCAAGATTACCAGTAATATAATAGCTGTTACCGCCTGTCGCTGCAGCAGCCATTTGATCAAAGGTAATGGAGCCGTCCCTTGAGCCGGTAATGGTACTTTTATAAGATTTATAGCCTGTTCCCGGAACACTCCAAACCGTTTTGCCAACCCAGTATCCAGGTGCCTGAGTTAAGTCCCCATCCTTGATGGTTGTAGTGGAGCCGGAATCAACGGTTGCATATGTTGAATTTAAGGGATCAAGTGTTGGTGAATTGGGCCATCTGGCTTCAAATTGCAATTGCTTATTAACAAATATCTGATTTTTTGTTCCAAGGGAACCCGTCATTTCCGCATAATAGATGGATCCGGAGTAATTTTCCCAGCCAGTAACCGGATCGGCACCGGATACCGTTACGTTCTCTCCTGTATAAGCCTTAAAGTTTATGGGATTTGCAGAAGTTCCGGAAGTATGAAGTGTTACTGTTTCCCGGTATGTACCACCTCGTATGATGCAGGTATCTCCGGCTTTCATGGTATCTGCTGCCTTTTGTATGGTTTTCCATGGATTTGATAGTGTACCGGTTCCAGTAATGTCATTCCCCGTTGTAGAAACATAATATACGGAATTTGCCTTTACAGTTTTCCCACCCAGATTAAAAGCAAATACATAAATCATCATAATTACAACTAAAAATCTAATGCCTATTCTCTTATTCATAGCTTACCTCCTGTAATGAATTCTATTTTTAGATACGGCTTCTACGCCTCGGCTTAAGTTCACTGCTAGGTATGTTCTAATATAGAAATTTATGTATATAAGCCCTAATTATTTAATCGACTTATACCGACTTAAAGTTTATGATTCGTGAAAATGCGATCATCGAGGAAGCGGAAAACACCTCAAACTATGAGCCGGGATTATTCGGGCATGCCGAATTCAACCTTGTTCATAAACTGGTCAACAAGTACCCGGATAAATTATATTTGGCAAAAGAAAAGACAGCCCTGCGGCTGTCGTCGAGTTTTAGCTTTGGATGGTGATGTAGGGAGTACATTTTTGCTTACTGTCTCAGCACTTTGACTTCTTCCATAGACAACCCCGTTGCTTCCGAAACAGTTTGCAGATCTACCCCTTTGTTCAGAAGTCTGATGGCAATTTCTTTGCTTGTTTCCGTCTTGGCTCCCTCAATTCGGGATTTCTCATCGCTCAGCGCCTTCATTCGGGCGTCATAAGCCATGCGCGCTGCCCGATCCTGGCTCAGAAACTCCAGCGTATCCATCGCTTTTTTCAGCATCGGCTCCTTCATCGTCAGCACCTCCCAATTTGATTTATCTACACCCTTTAAAAACAGCAGCCAGTTCACCAGACCGCCTTCTTCAAGCTCTGCTGCATGCTCATTCAGCTTGGTCAGCTCGATGATGTGAATCTCAATATCATCTAGGAGCAGTGTACGTTTTTCCATATTGATACGGGTTGAACAATTGCATTTCGATATTCAAAAGTTAGCCCTTGGCTGTCTTGGCCTTGATGTCCATAATCGACTGCTTATCATTCGGACTGTCTGGCTCAGTGTAAGGGTTGAGCAGTACAATCTCGGTTAGCGGCGATTCGCCTGCCTCGCGAAACGTGCTGTTCAAAAAAGCCAGCAACACATCCTTATTACGCTCACTTCCAAAAATTCGCTTGAAGATCACATCGACACGCGGATCCAGCAGCTCGAACATGCGCATCTCACTCCATTCCTTATTCCCTTAAAAGCGGACCGCCAAATGTAAGGCGATCCGCTTCCGGCTTGCTTCATTAGAAATTAAATTGTTCGACGTTTTCTTTCGTAAATTCGGTCGGCGGACCCATGATGACCGTTTTGTTGTCCGATTTCACTTGAATTTTGCTTACGCCCGGCACCTCTTGCCCATCGGTCGGAAGCTTGCCGCTAACCAAGTCTTTCGCTAAGGAAACCGTCAAATAGCCGAGGCTTTCCGGGTTCCAGAGCAGCGCGGAAGACATCGAACCGTCCAAGAT from Paenibacillus macerans includes:
- a CDS encoding radical SAM protein produces the protein MRVKKLSLSNFEFSFSQPKQGLFKMGDNDFKIVTEYGRERKVNFNQLLVYLFSEGMNNSLEVSDNIRRYDADFDMSIHEINDLLNQLVEEQFLKFEPRKKELHKHYSYNPVKILNYARSVSAAKKTNEFISLGKLELAVTHKCPFNCTYCSKKEYNPSEQLSLEEKKKVIYEAYELGAQTIALTGGEPLHDEVAEETFELIGYASDLGYKRKVLLTSGYHIDKYFQSIVNSHLDEVQVSYNMSCKFYEDRVRNQYIEKNIKQISGLMDYGIRLGICSVLTNESIGFIDEIIKFCLENKLYSVYFYPVMPVGDAKNIWNEIKLDVSDLKNALALIKERREELKQRLYISAPQSFLQDEKPLQICEGGMYMLYVTESGDTAACACSAASGFNVRDYSLSWIWKESRYFDGYRIVKSVNSLCQNCDDYSLCINSCVCRENLAARNFKFSSGKCALITENLKINEIGSVME
- a CDS encoding class I SAM-dependent methyltransferase encodes the protein MDQEGRPCCGTAPYGYRLEISVGLLVLIMGNTDKFEMIANKYDTSERIQIAKVSSNTNIFMAQVLLHIHDVELVLSRLYEVLNESGHLLIVDFNKNEKIVSDMVHNGFDQAELTDMMTKIGYRDIQSKTFYTGSKIFMGYDASLFILDSRK
- a CDS encoding right-handed parallel beta-helix repeat-containing protein, which gives rise to MNKRIGIRFLVVIMMIYVFAFNLGGKTVKANSVYYVSTTGNDITGTGTLSNPWKTIQKAADTMKAGDTCIIRGGTYRETVTLHTSGTSANPINFKAYTGENVTVSGADPVTGWENYSGSIYYAEMTGSLGTKNQIFVNKQLQFEARWPNSPTLDPLNSTYATVDSGSTTTIKDGDLTQAPGYWVGKTVWSVPGTGYKSYKSTITGSRDGSITFDQMAAAATGGNSYYITGNLEDLDSAGEWYYDSITGRLYLWAPGGVDPNTLTVEAKKRTYAFDLSSRSYINITGINIFASSIKMSNSNYCKVSNMIAEYVSHDSDVTRQYSTGIFMSGTNNELRDSTLTYSSGNLVSIEGTGNKVINNLIHEANYSAADIPAIYLLGANHLISHNTVYNAGRHLIFMPTQNSRIQYNNLYNAGKLTKDCGILYEFAWDGQGTVIHHNYIHDNLAKNYSGTGIYLDNGSKGYIVHHNVVWGNYTGIRLNTPSNFNLIYNNTTYSNGNVGYWGSNFQSDMYGDRIFNNIFTTAFKLPGTHIEGNNITSETNPLFVNPTAYDFRLQSTSPAINAGVVISGITNDYVGAAPDIGAYEFGGTDWTAGHDFSSPPDPVFESVSLLYVNNVRQSDFEKGIISPWAATYSDTAVSVPVPRSGSKSVRLGPGEDGIEQVLTGLSPNTSYVCTAWVKADIGEQIQIGVNGFEGTDASATSDSTSWTMVNIPFTTGAGATRATVYAYKKPGTAYVYVDDFGVVEQ